The Drechmeria coniospora strain ARSEF 6962 chromosome 02, whole genome shotgun sequence genome has a segment encoding these proteins:
- a CDS encoding arylsulfatase precursor, translated as MAIPFFLVAVAFLVINVHAADQPLVGPVGEPGPNKPKPNFIFIMTDDQDLLLDSLSYQPMVKKHFIDKGTSFKKHFCTIALCCPSRVSLLTGKAAHNTNVTALSPVRDSSAIPLSVLGNRRVALNADFRSPSPMVSSMTAEPGHISLASENHPPTHSRTYAGGYSKFIAEGLNDKYLPVWLQDAGYNTYYTGKFMNGQTLSTYNKPFAAGWTRSDFLIEPNTYYYCNASMALDNGPVQFQTGKYSTDLIANRSVEFLGNAIEAGKPFFLGVMPVGPHSETTFGKTGAVRFGSPRPADRHKDLFPDVVIPRGPSFNPDTIRPGAVGYFTRLPALSKGQMRYVDKFYRKRLQSLQAVDDLVSDIMTKLEAHPDVLANTYLFYTSDNGYHIGQHRLPPGKTCNIEEDINIPFIARGPGIAAGKAVSFPSSHTDVVPTLFELAGIPLHDDFDGEPIPLTTASQGSKKLKQEHINVEFWGHGIVEGRVFSRATRLIMDPNTYKTVRVVSDDYDLSYSVWCTNDHELYDIKADPNQLQNLYGHQGTISGFRIPQISARLDALLLTLKSCKGKACRRPWEEMFPSGTVRSLGDALAPKYDEFFLKTQAKVTFSKCLNGYITSAEGALKPLVYGNRTNVSGMAIEARWGVFD; from the exons ATGGCCATACCATTCTTTCTTGTCGCAGTCGCCTTCCTCGTCATCAATGTTCATGCCGCCGACCAACCGCTCGTGGGCCCGGTTGGAGAGCCCGGCCCCAATAAGCCCAAGCCCAACTTCATCTTCATCATGACCGACGACCAGGACCTGCTCCTCGACTCGCTCAGCTACCAACCCATGGTGAAGAAACACTTCATTGACAAGGGCACCTCGTTCAAGAAGCACTTCTGCACCATTGCCCTGTGCTGCCCCTCGAGAGTCTCGCTGCTCACCGGCAAGGCTGCCCACAACACCAACGTCACCGCCCTCAGCCCTGTACGTGATTCCTCTGCCATTCCTCTGTCCGTGTTGGGGAACCGCCGAGTGGCACTGAATGCTGACTTTCGATCTCCAAGCCCTATGGTAAGTTCCATGACTGCTGAACCTGGCCACATCAGCCTCGCATCCGAGAACCACCCACCCACTCACTCTCGAACCTATGCAGGCGGCTACAGCAAGTTCATCGCCGAGGGGCTCAACGACAAGTATCTGCCGGTGTGGCTACAGGATGCCGGATATAACACTTACTACACCGGCAAGTTTATGAACGGTCAAACCCTGTCCACCTACAACAAGCCGTTTGCCGCTGGCTGGACACGGTCGGATT TCCTGATAGAGCCCAATACGTACTACTACTGCAATGCATCCATGGCCCTCGACAACGGCCCTGTCCAGTTTCAAACTGGCAAATATTCGACCGACCTTATTGCAAACCGGTCCGTCGAGTTCCTCGGAAACGCCATCGAGGCTGGGAAGCCGttcttcctcggcgtcatGCCCGTCGGACCTCACTCCGAGACGACGTTTGGGAAAACCGGCGCTGTTCGCTTCGGTTCTCCGAGGCCGGCAGATAGGCACAAGGATCTTTTTCCCGATGTCGTTATCCCGAGAGGTCCAAGTTTCAACCCCGATACAATA CGTCCTGGGGCTGTCGGCTACTTTACTCGACTACCAGCGCTCAGCAAAGGTCAGATGAGATACGTCGACAAGTTCTACCGCAAGAGGCTTCAGTCGTTGCAGGCCGTCGATGATCTTGTCAGCGACATCATGACGAAACTTGAGGCCCATCCTGATGTCCTGGCCAACACATACCTCTTCTACACGAGCGACAACGGCTATCACATTGGTCAGCATAGACTGCCCCCGGGCAAGACGTGCAATATTGAAGAGGATATCAATATCCCATTCATCGCGCGCGGACCCGGTATCGCAGCCGGAAAGGCGGTATCCTTCCCGAGCTCGCATACGGACGTCGTCCCAACCCTCTTCGAGCTTGCCGGTATCCCTCTGCATGACGACTTTGACGGCGAGCCAATCCCTCTCACGACAGCGAGTCAAGGGTCAAAGAAGCTGAAGCAGGAGCACATCAATGTCGAGTTCTGGGGACACGGTATCGTCGAGGGAAGGGTTTTCTCTAGGGCGACAA GGCTCATCATGGATCCCAATACGTACAAGACAGTGCGTGTCGTCAGCGACGACTATGATCTTTCCTATAGTGTGTGGTGCACAAATGATCATGAACTATACGATATCAAA GCCGACCCAAACCAGCTGCAAAACCTGTACGGCCACCAAGGCACCATATCGGGTTTTCGCATCCCCCAGATCTCGGCCCGACTCGATGCCCTGCTGCTCACGCTTAAGAGCTGCAAAGGCAAGGCCTGCCGACGACCGTGGGAGGAGATGTTTCCATCCGGAACGGTCAGAAGTCTCGGCGACGCGCTAGCTCCAAAGTACGATGAATTCTTTTTGAAAACGCAAGCCAAGGTGACGTTTTCGAAGTGTCTTAATGGGTACATTACTTCGGCCGAAGGCGCTTTGAAACCGCTGGTATATGGTAATAGAACCAACGTCTCTGGCATGGCCATCGAAGCTAGATGGGGGGTCTTCGATTGA